One genomic window of Polyangium aurulentum includes the following:
- the sppA gene encoding signal peptide peptidase SppA encodes MRRRAIALAMACTLGAALGGAAMGCEGRPRSSTSASTSRGPAVDTVVEIDLSRGAPESAPASLFGPTRGRTHPELVQAIRSTRGKATTKGFFVKLGTANQGLARAAEIGRLLGEIRKEGKPVVCHADDLNNGSLMLASMGCDKIWVSPAGGVESVGIAAELIFANRLLQKLNVEVDFLQVGKFKGAMEPFTRDSASPEARQSVEGALRGLRAAWLDNIAKGRGKPEIADLAEDGPFSPEEAKAKGLIDAVGYLDEARDDVKKTAKTDELTVRFGSGGGKEPMSRGLVDVLRALAGPGGTGEPHVAVVPATGAIAMGGAPASPLGGSDGITERELGKVIARLTADKATKAVVLRIDSPGGSALASDLIWKRLMKLRADKPLVISVGGMAASGGYYLACAGTKIIAEPTSIVGSIGVVTGKLAVGKALAEFGVTTESVPAATDPQKAARATYMSPFQGWDDPTKQKVLASMQSVYDLFLRRISEGRGVPVEKIAESAEGRIFGGVEAKDRGLVDQLGGLTDAIALARELGHLPEDAPVELVGESSGLIDLLGGPEGPEENDEARSEAMAQSARRAATDALLPQMGALVPEVTSFVSSMAPLVSGERTLAAMPYGLMVR; translated from the coding sequence ATGAGACGACGAGCGATCGCGTTGGCGATGGCATGCACGCTCGGGGCAGCGCTCGGGGGCGCCGCGATGGGCTGCGAGGGCAGACCCCGATCGAGCACGAGCGCGAGCACGTCCCGCGGTCCCGCCGTCGACACGGTGGTGGAGATCGACCTGTCGCGCGGCGCGCCCGAGTCCGCCCCCGCAAGCCTGTTCGGACCGACGCGCGGACGCACGCACCCCGAGCTGGTGCAGGCGATCCGTTCCACGCGCGGGAAGGCCACCACGAAGGGCTTCTTCGTGAAGCTCGGGACCGCGAACCAGGGCCTCGCGCGCGCCGCGGAGATCGGCAGGTTGCTCGGCGAGATCCGCAAGGAGGGCAAGCCCGTCGTCTGCCACGCCGATGACCTGAACAACGGGTCGCTGATGCTCGCGTCGATGGGCTGCGACAAGATCTGGGTGAGCCCCGCGGGCGGCGTGGAGAGCGTGGGCATCGCGGCGGAGCTGATCTTCGCCAACCGGCTCCTGCAGAAGCTCAACGTCGAGGTCGACTTTTTGCAGGTCGGCAAGTTCAAGGGCGCGATGGAGCCGTTCACGCGCGACAGCGCGAGCCCCGAGGCGCGGCAGTCGGTGGAGGGCGCGCTGCGCGGGCTGCGCGCGGCGTGGCTCGACAACATCGCCAAGGGCCGGGGCAAACCCGAGATCGCAGACCTCGCCGAGGACGGCCCGTTCTCGCCCGAGGAGGCCAAGGCGAAGGGGCTCATCGACGCGGTGGGCTACCTCGACGAGGCGCGCGACGACGTGAAGAAGACCGCGAAGACCGACGAGCTGACCGTTCGCTTCGGCAGCGGTGGAGGCAAGGAGCCCATGTCGCGAGGGCTCGTCGACGTCCTGCGCGCGCTCGCAGGCCCGGGCGGCACCGGCGAGCCGCATGTCGCGGTCGTGCCCGCGACGGGCGCCATCGCGATGGGCGGCGCGCCCGCTTCGCCGCTCGGAGGCAGCGACGGGATCACCGAGCGCGAGCTCGGCAAGGTCATCGCGCGGCTGACGGCGGACAAGGCGACCAAGGCCGTCGTCTTGCGCATCGACTCGCCTGGCGGATCGGCGCTCGCGTCGGACCTGATCTGGAAGCGGCTGATGAAGCTGCGCGCGGACAAACCGCTCGTGATCTCGGTGGGCGGGATGGCGGCGAGCGGCGGCTACTACCTCGCGTGCGCGGGGACGAAGATCATCGCGGAGCCGACCAGCATCGTCGGATCGATCGGCGTGGTGACGGGCAAGCTCGCGGTGGGCAAGGCGCTCGCCGAGTTCGGTGTGACGACCGAGTCGGTCCCCGCCGCGACCGACCCGCAGAAGGCCGCGCGCGCGACGTACATGTCGCCGTTCCAGGGCTGGGACGATCCGACGAAGCAGAAGGTGCTCGCGTCGATGCAGTCGGTCTACGACCTGTTCCTGCGCCGCATCTCCGAGGGGCGCGGCGTGCCGGTCGAGAAGATCGCCGAGAGCGCCGAGGGGCGGATCTTCGGCGGCGTCGAGGCGAAGGACCGGGGCCTGGTCGATCAGCTCGGCGGGCTGACGGACGCGATCGCACTCGCGCGCGAGCTCGGCCATCTGCCCGAGGACGCGCCGGTCGAGCTGGTAGGCGAGTCGTCGGGCCTGATCGATCTCCTCGGCGGCCCCGAAGGGCCCGAGGAGAACGACGAAGCGCGATCGGAGGCGATGGCGCAGTCGGCGCGGCGCGCGGCGACGGACGCGCTCTTACCGCAGATGGGCGCGCTCGTGCCCGAGGTGACGAGCTTCGTGAGCTCGATGGCGCCTCTCGTCTCGGGCGAGCGCACGCTGGCCGCGATGCCGTACGGGCTCATGGTTCGCTGA
- a CDS encoding PAS domain S-box protein — translation MSGDGERMKALEAENAALRAEVERLRGQDAAAGESELRAQQAMLRGFLDNTPALMFVKDLEGRLILVNKELERFVGLPREEILGKTNRAFLSTENADKSDEAEKRALAEGRAQLMHIHHRPDGVVYYLNIKFPVHDENGVVCGVGTVAIDVTSEQQATEERAAREADLVIRAQDAMIRELASPLLPISEHVVAMPLVGTIDDTRAAQILDTLLHGITHHAARVAILDITGVRIVDTRVAHVLVQTAQAAKLLGAQVVVTGMRAAIAQTLVDLDADLKGVVTLGTLRAGIAWAIRNSLA, via the coding sequence ATGAGCGGGGACGGAGAGCGCATGAAGGCGCTCGAGGCGGAGAACGCCGCACTTCGGGCCGAGGTCGAGCGCTTGCGAGGCCAGGATGCCGCGGCCGGTGAATCCGAGCTGCGCGCGCAACAGGCCATGCTCCGCGGCTTCCTCGACAACACGCCCGCGCTCATGTTCGTGAAGGACCTCGAGGGGCGCCTCATCCTCGTGAACAAGGAGCTCGAGCGGTTCGTCGGCCTGCCGCGCGAGGAGATCCTCGGAAAGACGAATCGCGCTTTCCTGTCCACCGAGAACGCCGACAAGAGCGACGAGGCCGAGAAGCGCGCGCTCGCGGAGGGGCGGGCGCAGCTCATGCACATCCATCACCGCCCGGATGGAGTCGTTTATTACCTCAACATCAAGTTCCCGGTCCACGACGAGAATGGCGTCGTGTGCGGCGTGGGCACCGTGGCCATCGACGTGACGAGCGAGCAGCAGGCCACCGAGGAGCGCGCGGCCCGCGAGGCGGATCTCGTGATCCGGGCGCAGGACGCGATGATCCGCGAGCTCGCCTCGCCCCTCTTGCCCATCTCCGAGCACGTCGTCGCAATGCCCCTCGTCGGCACCATCGACGACACGCGCGCGGCGCAGATCCTCGACACGCTCCTCCACGGAATCACCCATCACGCGGCGCGCGTCGCCATTCTCGACATCACGGGCGTGCGGATCGTCGACACCCGCGTCGCCCACGTGCTCGTGCAGACGGCCCAGGCCGCGAAGCTGCTCGGCGCGCAGGTGGTCGTCACGGGCATGCGGGCGGCCATCGCGCAGACCCTCGTCGACCTCGACGCCGATCTGAAGGGCGTCGTCACCCTCGGCACGCTCCGGGCGGGCATCGCCTGGGCGATCCGCAATAGCCTGGCCTAA
- a CDS encoding MYXO-CTERM sorting domain-containing protein — translation MRFLSPFSASLIVLALGGTALAAPSSQVTLEVGSFAKVAGKPLTVAKDADDAALDAAARAVLADRSAAYSNVTLGASRTARLNDGQRIVKLPQTHAGLPVLQRAATVSFGDDGVAHLVSTKLAQDLPSSATPSVDAQTAALAASKVAGTTMDPKSGRLAFYPSANGTVLAWTFYSRAGITGLTGPDGRIAPYAPYVVVDAQTGKVIVRYNAALTVHQASVYPSNPVKSPGLTKVTVPLPSGANTVSNDLVKARNCVDKQTTKMVFGINLHACEVEHTALATAGTLDFSQMPASDSALEDSYAELHIGYHANKVYEMFRGYQSTFKVQAAPLDVVANARLASGLLQGQIGPDAQNPNIPLEPFSNAFFSPPDPNNWLLDLFDASGAALIFGQGPNRDYSYDADVIYHEFGHAAVYGTVDFANTPHLDEYGPVYSPGGMNEGIADYFSSALTGDPAVGEYAASDLDPNLEAIRDLSAPDACPTAIGGEVHQDATLFSGALWDTRVTLNGDQKTQLDLAVFAAMQSAPTGDLSYEEFANLIIAKVQASPLGATGAQKLSQAFTKRGVLPRCTRVLEYFGAPLSGPLPVGSGITAWWSPGALGTGLNAPLGYSPGVFQVHMVLPGDATSITVSVAGAALQSQGGSAFSPTAVVRFAAEPITFTYGPYGTTADTKSYTLSGSGGQLKNYTATIPVTPGAKDAYVMIANVGDNDGILTNLSLSHDGTPVENPATSSSSAGPGGPGVGGGTPGAGGNMNPSGGWGEGGAGGEGANGAGPTVSEGSCGCAVPGDARVPAGAAFAALAALGAVVARRRRR, via the coding sequence ATGCGCTTCCTCTCCCCCTTCTCCGCCAGCTTGATCGTCCTCGCGCTCGGCGGGACGGCGCTCGCTGCCCCGTCCTCGCAGGTCACGCTCGAGGTGGGCTCCTTCGCCAAGGTCGCGGGCAAGCCGCTCACCGTGGCCAAAGACGCCGACGACGCTGCCCTCGACGCCGCCGCGCGCGCCGTGCTCGCCGATCGCTCCGCCGCGTACTCGAACGTCACGCTGGGCGCCTCGCGCACCGCCAGGCTCAACGATGGCCAGCGCATCGTGAAGCTGCCCCAGACCCACGCCGGCCTGCCCGTGCTCCAGCGGGCCGCCACCGTGTCCTTCGGCGACGACGGCGTCGCCCACCTCGTCTCGACCAAGCTCGCGCAGGACCTGCCCAGCAGCGCGACGCCCTCGGTCGACGCCCAGACCGCAGCGCTCGCGGCCTCCAAGGTCGCCGGCACGACAATGGATCCGAAGAGCGGCAGGCTCGCCTTCTATCCCAGCGCGAACGGGACCGTCCTCGCCTGGACCTTTTATTCGCGCGCGGGAATCACCGGCCTGACCGGCCCCGACGGGCGCATCGCCCCCTACGCGCCCTATGTCGTCGTCGACGCCCAGACCGGCAAGGTGATCGTCCGTTACAATGCCGCGCTGACCGTCCACCAGGCCTCGGTGTATCCGTCGAACCCGGTGAAATCGCCCGGGCTCACCAAGGTCACGGTCCCGCTGCCCAGCGGCGCCAACACGGTGTCGAACGACCTCGTCAAGGCGCGCAACTGCGTCGACAAGCAGACGACCAAGATGGTCTTCGGCATCAACCTCCACGCCTGCGAGGTCGAGCACACCGCGCTCGCCACCGCGGGCACGCTCGATTTCAGCCAGATGCCCGCCAGCGACTCGGCGCTCGAGGACTCGTACGCGGAGCTGCACATCGGCTACCACGCCAATAAAGTCTACGAGATGTTCCGGGGCTACCAGTCCACGTTCAAGGTGCAGGCGGCCCCGCTCGACGTGGTCGCCAATGCGCGCCTCGCGTCCGGGCTATTGCAGGGCCAGATCGGGCCGGACGCCCAGAATCCGAACATCCCGCTCGAGCCGTTCTCGAATGCGTTCTTCTCGCCCCCGGATCCGAACAACTGGCTGCTCGACCTCTTCGACGCCAGCGGCGCCGCCCTCATCTTCGGCCAGGGCCCGAACAGGGATTACTCGTACGACGCCGACGTCATCTATCACGAGTTCGGACACGCGGCCGTCTACGGCACGGTCGACTTCGCCAACACGCCGCACCTCGACGAGTACGGCCCCGTCTATTCGCCGGGCGGCATGAACGAGGGCATCGCCGATTACTTCTCGTCGGCCCTCACGGGCGACCCCGCGGTCGGCGAGTATGCGGCGAGCGATCTCGACCCGAACCTCGAGGCCATTCGCGACCTCTCGGCCCCCGACGCCTGCCCGACGGCCATCGGCGGCGAGGTCCACCAGGACGCGACGCTCTTCTCGGGAGCCCTGTGGGACACGCGCGTCACCCTGAACGGCGACCAGAAGACCCAGCTCGACCTCGCCGTCTTCGCGGCCATGCAGAGCGCGCCCACGGGCGATCTCTCCTACGAGGAGTTCGCCAATCTGATCATCGCCAAGGTGCAGGCCTCGCCGCTCGGCGCCACCGGGGCGCAGAAGCTGTCGCAGGCATTCACGAAGCGCGGCGTGCTCCCCCGCTGCACGCGCGTCCTCGAATACTTCGGCGCGCCCCTCTCGGGCCCGCTCCCCGTCGGCTCCGGCATCACCGCTTGGTGGTCGCCCGGCGCGCTCGGGACCGGCCTCAATGCGCCGCTCGGCTACAGCCCCGGCGTCTTCCAGGTGCACATGGTCCTGCCCGGCGACGCCACCTCGATCACGGTCAGCGTCGCCGGCGCTGCGCTCCAGAGCCAGGGCGGCAGCGCATTCTCGCCCACGGCCGTCGTGCGGTTCGCCGCCGAGCCCATCACCTTCACCTACGGCCCCTACGGCACCACGGCGGACACGAAGAGCTACACGCTGAGCGGCTCCGGCGGGCAGCTCAAGAACTACACGGCCACGATCCCCGTCACCCCCGGCGCGAAGGACGCCTATGTCATGATCGCCAACGTCGGCGACAATGACGGCATTCTCACGAACCTGTCGCTGTCGCACGATGGGACGCCGGTCGAAAACCCTGCCACCAGCTCGTCGAGCGCGGGCCCGGGCGGTCCGGGCGTGGGCGGCGGCACCCCGGGCGCGGGCGGCAATATGAACCCGTCCGGCGGCTGGGGCGAAGGAGGCGCCGGCGGCGAGGGCGCCAATGGTGCGGGCCCGACCGTCTCCGAGGGTAGCTGCGGCTGCGCCGTTCCGGGCGACGCGCGGGTGCCTGCGGGCGCGGCGTTCGCGGCCCTCGCGGCCCTCGGCGCCGTCGTGGCGCGGCGCCGCCGGCGCTGA
- a CDS encoding sensor histidine kinase has translation MHEVSNALTVVLGWIDRARGELDDAPSVEDALAIAASRARHARQIVRRAIGADVPDEQPTTVAAILTEAATGLDPEAKRAGVLLRTTLDPHLDGATLGGASVIVQILTNLLLNAIAVSPEHGTVMLDATADGADGVVFGVTDEGPGVPVERRANLLDSGVTTRAGGAGIGLRYAASLAREVGGSLSLVRAEPSARFELRWPRRRTSPHAPPATVRKPSTVLAGRRILVIEDDEAVFDLLDTALCGRGATVIRVADRAELTRTLAAGSVDVALFDISPIREDVLGALSAVRGACPTARLVLISGDPIEIPGLSADLGVASVRKPFEISEIVAVLTR, from the coding sequence TTGCACGAGGTCTCGAACGCGCTAACGGTCGTCCTCGGTTGGATCGACCGCGCGCGCGGCGAGCTCGACGACGCCCCCTCGGTCGAGGACGCGCTCGCCATCGCCGCCTCGCGGGCGCGGCACGCGCGGCAGATCGTCCGGCGCGCCATCGGCGCCGACGTGCCCGACGAGCAGCCCACGACCGTCGCCGCGATCCTCACCGAGGCGGCCACAGGGCTCGACCCCGAGGCCAAGCGCGCCGGCGTCCTGCTGCGCACCACCCTCGATCCCCACCTCGACGGCGCCACCCTCGGCGGCGCGTCGGTCATCGTCCAGATTCTGACAAACCTCCTGCTCAACGCCATCGCCGTCTCGCCCGAGCACGGCACCGTGATGCTCGACGCCACGGCCGACGGCGCCGACGGCGTGGTCTTCGGCGTGACGGACGAGGGCCCCGGCGTCCCCGTCGAGCGGCGGGCCAACCTGCTCGACTCGGGCGTCACCACGCGCGCGGGTGGGGCGGGCATCGGGCTGCGCTACGCCGCTTCGCTCGCGCGCGAGGTCGGCGGATCGCTGTCGCTCGTGCGCGCGGAGCCGAGCGCGAGGTTCGAGCTGCGCTGGCCGCGCCGCCGCACCTCCCCGCATGCGCCGCCTGCCACCGTGCGCAAGCCCTCCACGGTTCTCGCGGGCCGGCGCATCCTGGTGATCGAGGACGACGAGGCCGTCTTCGATCTGCTCGACACCGCCCTCTGCGGCCGCGGCGCCACGGTCATCCGCGTCGCCGACCGCGCCGAGCTCACGCGCACCCTGGCCGCGGGCTCGGTCGACGTCGCGCTCTTCGACATCTCCCCCATCCGCGAGGACGTCCTCGGCGCCCTCTCCGCCGTGCGCGGGGCGTGCCCGACCGCGCGCCTCGTCCTCATCTCGGGCGACCCCATCGAGATCCCCGGCCTGTCCGCGGACCTCGGCGTCGCCTCCGTCCGCAAACCCTTCGAGATCAGCGAGATCGTGGCCGTCCTCACCCGCTGA
- a CDS encoding formate/nitrite transporter family protein, with the protein MDYNAPAKIVGAMIDAGATKAALPARDMILRGFLSGALLGFATSLAVTATVQTSLPVVGALFFPVGFVMIVLLGLELVTGNFALLPVAWVEQRCTTGQVLGNFAWVFLGNLLGSLLYGALFASSITMMGSVAPDAVAQKIIAIAEAKTNGYASHGLSGLLALVSRAVLCNWMVCLGAVLSMSSSSTGGKIAAAWLPIFTFFAHGYEHSVVNMFVIPTGIMLGAKVTVSDWWTGNQIPSTVGNLVGGGLFTGLLLYWTHGPKGDKGPKKAD; encoded by the coding sequence GATCCTGCGCGGCTTTCTATCGGGCGCGCTGCTCGGATTCGCGACGAGCCTCGCGGTGACGGCGACGGTGCAAACGAGCCTGCCGGTCGTGGGGGCGCTGTTCTTCCCCGTGGGCTTCGTGATGATCGTGCTGCTCGGGCTGGAGCTGGTGACGGGCAATTTCGCGCTCCTGCCCGTCGCGTGGGTCGAGCAGCGGTGCACGACGGGCCAGGTGCTCGGCAATTTCGCCTGGGTTTTTCTGGGCAACCTGCTCGGCAGCCTTCTTTACGGCGCGCTCTTCGCGAGCTCGATCACCATGATGGGCAGCGTCGCGCCCGACGCGGTCGCCCAGAAGATCATCGCCATCGCCGAGGCCAAGACGAACGGCTACGCGAGCCACGGGCTGTCGGGCCTTTTGGCCCTCGTCTCCCGGGCCGTGCTCTGCAACTGGATGGTGTGCCTCGGCGCGGTGCTCAGCATGAGCTCGAGCTCGACGGGCGGGAAGATCGCGGCGGCGTGGCTGCCCATCTTCACGTTCTTCGCGCACGGCTACGAGCACTCCGTGGTGAACATGTTCGTGATCCCCACGGGCATCATGCTCGGCGCCAAGGTGACCGTGAGCGATTGGTGGACGGGCAATCAAATACCCTCCACCGTGGGAAACCTCGTGGGAGGCGGCCTCTTCACCGGGCTCTTGCTTTACTGGACGCACGGGCCCAAGGGCGACAAGGGGCCGAAGAAGGCAGATTAG
- a CDS encoding carboxypeptidase-like regulatory domain-containing protein produces MKRFPCSIFTLLAASALAGCIPIFGASEEVSNGCTTDADCAGGGVCAPVDAVMTCIATKVDLPGLILEVHPGMQDTLGQPTSHLVPFGDPGLVAEEPAGLMLEHDIRLPEIQLSDIELTINYDYKGCSPPDSKLPAEITFYRHAQHANLPSHIATATLMPDATKTYMATLPDGIYDMYVVPQPHEPGCEPPPPTFYSKRNFGQGGSVPLTMDKEPRTISGTISSPKGMDLTGWQVEVVEPKRGLVVSDTDVLEVEPLSLVVKYNVKYFWDWDKETSPILRLRPPVGEQGLRFFWEITALSPLDLSTADITLVDLDGEVRDVEGFVLDDDKLPVVGTVVFKSMQLSGSASANATFGMFVDTDGNGAFTTKLPPGKYQVTAYPTVDSRKAITTDPTPWEIDPMETGCFCGKTITVRDRSTVQGSVQLPNGAPLLSGTASVEPSPEPQLSYLLSRLAVAAPYAQTDSTSLFDGEFTLHADEGYVDLLVTPPPESRFPWLVRSQVKVNADQGSDLTTLELSYPALLQGLVRDASGELITNATVNAWLPVKVAGEESATAVVQIASTTTGSDGRYTLLVAPSISK; encoded by the coding sequence TTGAAACGCTTTCCTTGCTCGATCTTCACGCTCCTCGCCGCGAGCGCGCTCGCTGGTTGCATCCCGATCTTCGGAGCCTCCGAGGAGGTCAGCAACGGCTGCACCACGGACGCCGACTGCGCGGGCGGCGGCGTCTGCGCGCCCGTCGACGCCGTGATGACGTGCATCGCCACGAAGGTCGATCTCCCCGGGTTGATCCTCGAGGTTCACCCCGGGATGCAGGACACCCTGGGCCAGCCGACCTCGCACCTCGTGCCCTTCGGCGACCCGGGCCTCGTCGCCGAGGAGCCCGCGGGCCTGATGCTCGAGCACGACATCAGGCTGCCCGAGATCCAGCTCAGCGACATCGAGCTCACCATCAACTACGACTACAAGGGCTGCTCGCCGCCCGACAGCAAGCTCCCGGCCGAGATCACCTTCTACCGCCACGCGCAGCACGCCAACCTGCCCAGCCACATCGCGACGGCCACCCTCATGCCCGACGCGACGAAGACGTACATGGCGACGCTGCCCGACGGCATCTACGACATGTACGTCGTGCCGCAGCCGCACGAGCCGGGATGCGAGCCGCCGCCGCCCACCTTCTACAGCAAGCGCAATTTCGGCCAGGGCGGCTCGGTGCCGCTCACGATGGACAAGGAGCCCCGCACCATCAGCGGCACGATCTCCTCGCCCAAGGGCATGGACCTCACGGGCTGGCAGGTCGAGGTCGTCGAGCCCAAGCGCGGCCTCGTCGTGTCGGACACCGACGTCCTCGAGGTCGAGCCGCTGAGCCTCGTCGTGAAGTACAACGTCAAGTACTTCTGGGACTGGGACAAGGAGACCTCGCCGATCCTGCGCCTGCGCCCGCCGGTGGGCGAGCAAGGGCTGCGGTTCTTCTGGGAGATCACCGCGCTCAGCCCCCTCGACTTGAGCACCGCCGACATCACCCTGGTCGACCTCGACGGCGAGGTCCGCGATGTCGAGGGCTTCGTGCTCGACGACGACAAGCTCCCCGTCGTCGGCACCGTCGTCTTCAAGAGCATGCAGCTCTCCGGCAGCGCGTCGGCGAACGCCACCTTCGGCATGTTCGTCGACACCGACGGCAACGGAGCGTTCACCACCAAGCTGCCGCCCGGCAAATACCAGGTCACGGCCTACCCGACCGTCGACTCCCGCAAGGCGATCACCACCGACCCCACGCCCTGGGAGATCGACCCGATGGAGACCGGCTGCTTCTGCGGCAAGACGATCACCGTGCGCGACCGCTCCACCGTCCAGGGCTCGGTCCAGCTCCCGAACGGCGCGCCTCTGCTCTCCGGCACCGCGAGCGTCGAGCCTTCGCCCGAGCCGCAGCTCTCCTATCTGCTGAGCCGCCTCGCCGTCGCCGCGCCCTACGCGCAGACCGACTCCACCTCGCTCTTCGACGGTGAGTTCACGCTCCACGCCGACGAGGGCTACGTCGACCTGCTCGTGACCCCGCCGCCCGAGTCGCGCTTCCCGTGGCTCGTGCGCTCGCAGGTCAAAGTGAACGCCGACCAGGGCTCCGATCTGACGACGCTCGAGCTGTCGTACCCAGCCCTGCTCCAGGGCCTGGTGCGCGACGCTTCAGGCGAGCTCATCACCAACGCGACCGTCAACGCCTGGCTTCCAGTAAAGGTAGCAGGCGAAGAAAGCGCCACCGCGGTGGTTCAGATCGCTTCGACCACGACCGGAAGTGATGGCCGGTATACGTTGTTGGTGGCTCCGTCCATCTCGAAGTAG